One segment of Abyssibacter profundi DNA contains the following:
- a CDS encoding phage integrase N-terminal SAM-like domain-containing protein, with product MLDQLRQELRVKHYSYRTEQTYSLWVRKFILFHGKRHPAEMGKPEIEAFLTHLATERDVAASTQNQAMSAILFLNRHGETRTGSRRQVAACKQARQGARYEVWSFQMSDEHPFAGSELKPPKASPPGEAHGCAD from the coding sequence GTCAGGAGTTACGTGTCAAGCACTATAGCTATCGCACGGAGCAGACGTACAGCCTTTGGGTTCGCAAGTTCATCTTATTCCATGGAAAGCGACACCCGGCCGAGATGGGTAAGCCAGAGATCGAGGCGTTCTTGACTCATTTGGCAACTGAACGGGATGTCGCCGCGTCGACACAGAATCAGGCGATGTCGGCGATTTTGTTTCTTAATCGCCATGGGGAAACACGGACCGGTTCGCGCCGCCAAGTTGCTGCCTGCAAACAGGCCAGGCAAGGCGCGAGGTACGAAGTTTGGTCATTCCAAATGAGCGACGAGCACCCATTCGCCGGGAGCGAATTGAAACCGCCGAAGGCGAGCCCACCGGGGGAGGCGCATGGATGCGCCGACTAA
- a CDS encoding DUF4282 domain-containing protein, translating into MSRTSSQHRRQTTLGPLWAAIHDVQFRQGVAARMLTPVYIVCLAGLGVFCVATVSDAFAESLWLGLFNLLVVGPAYFLVGAVLARVVLETIRAIIQIADDMHRIAETHDRVADMSPMKSLMSAIGQAGRGDDSRGRD; encoded by the coding sequence ATGTCCCGGACATCATCGCAACATCGCAGGCAAACCACGTTGGGGCCGCTCTGGGCGGCCATTCATGACGTGCAATTCCGTCAGGGCGTCGCCGCTCGCATGCTCACGCCGGTGTACATCGTCTGCCTGGCCGGGCTGGGGGTATTCTGCGTGGCCACCGTCTCGGACGCCTTTGCGGAATCGTTATGGCTGGGATTGTTCAATCTGCTCGTTGTCGGACCCGCCTATTTTCTGGTCGGTGCCGTGCTGGCGCGTGTGGTGCTCGAGACCATCCGGGCGATTATCCAGATCGCCGACGACATGCACCGAATCGCAGAAACCCACGATCGCGTGGCCGACATGTCGCCGATGAAGTCTTTGATGTCAGCGATCGGCCAGGCGGGCCGAGGCGATGACTCGCGAGGGCGGGATTAA
- a CDS encoding OmpP1/FadL family transporter, with translation MTREGGIKPSPRQKGWLGRRITAGLIGALACAAAQANGSFSLPFDSVAGSGMAFAGVDAHADDLGAPARNPALHGARAETAATLGGHLAYYSTHFSGDARREQTEGGGDISGGDGGDPGRLDLPLPDIVISHRLGSHVAVGVSLSAPFGITLRFDPDWRGRYHSIDTVIRGVELVPAVAWQATDWLRVGLGLRAQVFDTEFSNDVDLGSYVQQAVIEEAGFNATTPACMLAGEPTLPGKYDFHNRLESREFALAWQAGALLQLRRDLALGLSYRAPVPHRLDGAASRERRGWTLEEFHDDPCLTGVRVGLAAMGRSYEDEVATPVAAATSDTGFSTRLTLPETLSSSLVWQPGRWTVAGSLRWTRWSRLQSATVVFDNATPTVTQPLHFQDSVLAALGVGYRLHERWTVSAGFAQESSTVDDQSRSARAPDSERRYLSAGVGWRVLKPLRIVMSVGVIRGKRAAVRDFTAATGTNHLLAGQFEPLTLVYGGARLEWLL, from the coding sequence ATGACTCGCGAGGGCGGGATTAAGCCGTCACCACGCCAGAAGGGGTGGCTCGGACGACGGATCACGGCTGGCCTGATCGGCGCATTGGCCTGTGCCGCGGCGCAGGCCAATGGGAGTTTTTCCCTGCCATTCGATAGCGTGGCGGGCAGCGGCATGGCCTTTGCCGGCGTCGATGCCCATGCCGATGATCTGGGCGCGCCGGCACGCAACCCGGCACTGCACGGGGCCCGCGCCGAGACGGCGGCGACCTTGGGTGGCCACCTGGCGTACTACTCCACGCACTTTTCCGGGGATGCCCGGCGGGAGCAAACCGAGGGTGGCGGCGACATTAGCGGTGGCGATGGGGGAGACCCCGGCCGACTCGATCTGCCGCTGCCCGACATCGTGATCTCCCATCGGTTGGGCTCGCATGTGGCAGTCGGGGTGAGCTTGTCGGCGCCCTTCGGTATCACCTTGCGCTTTGATCCAGACTGGCGGGGGCGCTACCACAGCATTGATACCGTGATTCGAGGTGTGGAACTCGTGCCCGCGGTGGCGTGGCAGGCGACCGACTGGTTGCGCGTGGGCCTGGGGCTGCGGGCGCAGGTGTTCGACACAGAATTCTCGAATGACGTGGATCTGGGCAGTTATGTGCAACAGGCTGTCATTGAGGAAGCGGGATTCAATGCCACCACACCCGCCTGCATGCTGGCCGGCGAGCCGACGCTGCCGGGCAAATACGATTTTCACAACCGGTTGGAATCCCGAGAGTTTGCGCTGGCCTGGCAGGCCGGCGCCCTGTTGCAGCTACGCCGCGATCTCGCCCTGGGGCTGAGCTACCGGGCACCGGTGCCCCATCGGCTCGACGGGGCCGCCAGCCGGGAGCGGCGCGGCTGGACGCTGGAGGAATTTCACGACGACCCCTGCCTAACCGGCGTGCGTGTCGGCCTGGCTGCCATGGGTCGCTCCTACGAAGACGAGGTGGCGACGCCTGTGGCCGCAGCCACCAGCGACACGGGGTTTTCGACCCGGCTCACGCTGCCCGAGACGCTATCGTCATCCCTGGTCTGGCAGCCCGGTCGCTGGACGGTGGCTGGGTCCCTGCGCTGGACCCGGTGGTCACGGCTGCAATCGGCCACGGTCGTATTCGATAACGCCACCCCGACCGTCACCCAACCGCTGCATTTTCAGGACAGCGTGCTGGCAGCCCTGGGCGTGGGCTATCGCCTGCACGAGCGTTGGACGGTTTCGGCCGGCTTTGCCCAGGAATCATCCACCGTGGACGATCAAAGCCGCAGTGCCCGGGCACCCGATTCCGAGCGCAGGTATCTGTCGGCCGGCGTGGGGTGGCGGGTGCTGAAGCCGTTACGCATTGTGATGAGTGT